Proteins encoded in a region of the Haloglomus salinum genome:
- a CDS encoding SDR family oxidoreductase codes for MSDADLPDTDLTRESLLTLDDPRFTPDNVALVTGAASGIGRATAAGLAATGLTVVGADIDEDGLGGTADIVADVADEGAFHEAPTDLTDDEDVAAMVEAAAEAGQLRYVANIAGMQHISPISNFPMEQYDLLLDVMLRAPFLTARHAMPHIQNADDGAGAIGNMCSVHGHYATQDKAAYITAKHGLRGLTRSIAAEGEGSLRSFSVSVGYVLTPLMENQIADTAAERGISESEVVENVMLGQARTKEMMTPAQVANLFTFGFSSHGQHLNGGDMLWDGGYTTTYE; via the coding sequence ATGTCCGATGCCGACCTCCCTGATACGGACCTCACCCGTGAGTCGCTCCTCACGCTCGACGACCCGCGGTTCACCCCCGACAACGTCGCGCTCGTCACGGGCGCGGCGTCCGGCATCGGCCGGGCCACGGCCGCGGGCCTCGCGGCGACCGGCCTCACGGTCGTCGGGGCCGACATCGACGAGGACGGCCTCGGCGGAACCGCCGACATCGTGGCCGACGTGGCCGACGAGGGAGCGTTCCACGAGGCCCCGACGGACCTCACCGACGACGAGGACGTGGCGGCGATGGTCGAGGCTGCCGCCGAGGCCGGCCAGCTCCGGTACGTCGCCAACATCGCCGGGATGCAGCACATCTCACCCATCTCGAACTTCCCGATGGAGCAGTACGACCTCCTGCTGGACGTGATGCTCCGCGCGCCGTTCCTCACGGCCAGGCACGCGATGCCCCACATCCAGAACGCCGACGACGGCGCCGGCGCCATCGGCAACATGTGCTCGGTCCACGGCCACTACGCCACCCAGGACAAGGCGGCCTACATCACCGCCAAGCACGGCCTCCGCGGGCTGACACGCTCTATCGCAGCCGAGGGCGAGGGCTCGCTGCGCTCGTTCTCCGTCTCGGTGGGCTACGTCCTGACGCCGCTGATGGAGAACCAGATCGCCGACACGGCCGCGGAGCGGGGCATCTCCGAGAGCGAGGTCGTCGAGAACGTGATGCTGGGACAGGCCCGGACGAAGGAGATGATGACGCCCGCGCAGGTGGCGAACCTGTTCACCTTCGGCTTCTCCTCGCACGGCCAGCACCTCAACGGCGGCGACATGCTCTGGGACGGCGGCTACACCACCACGTATGAGTGA
- a CDS encoding patatin-like phospholipase family protein: protein MSDVLEGADDEGPSVAIACQGGGSHTAFTAGVLRGLLRNWNDEDTLVGLSGTSGGAVNAVTAWYGLTTEGSGRACDLLDAVWADIAAASPMERWTNDSFVWLNRVEVSGFPVPRVSPYYLPSAKRAQREFREVVERHVDFAAVRDLCDREHCPHLVIGTVNVNAGEFETFTDHDVTAEAVLASAAVPELFPAVEIHGHYHWDGLFSQNPPVRDLMHVAPERKPDELWVVQINPQEREGLPTSPDEIADRRNELSGNISLNKELRFIEQVNDWVEAGRLPESEFSHTTIRRIELDQQFDQPSKLDRSSDFLTDLLDRGEAKAEAFLEER, encoded by the coding sequence ATGAGTGACGTTCTGGAAGGGGCCGACGACGAGGGGCCGAGCGTCGCCATCGCCTGCCAGGGCGGCGGCAGTCACACGGCCTTCACCGCCGGCGTCCTGCGGGGCCTCCTGCGGAACTGGAACGACGAGGACACGCTCGTCGGCCTCTCGGGGACCTCCGGCGGCGCGGTCAACGCCGTCACCGCGTGGTACGGGCTCACCACCGAGGGGAGCGGCCGGGCCTGCGACCTGCTCGACGCCGTCTGGGCCGACATCGCGGCCGCGAGCCCGATGGAGCGGTGGACCAACGACTCGTTCGTCTGGCTCAACCGGGTCGAGGTCAGCGGCTTCCCGGTCCCGCGGGTCAGCCCGTACTACCTCCCCTCGGCGAAGCGGGCACAGCGGGAGTTCCGCGAGGTCGTCGAGCGCCACGTCGACTTCGCGGCGGTCCGGGACCTCTGCGACCGCGAGCACTGCCCGCATCTCGTCATCGGTACGGTCAACGTCAACGCCGGGGAGTTCGAGACGTTCACCGACCACGACGTGACCGCCGAGGCGGTGCTGGCATCCGCGGCCGTCCCCGAACTGTTTCCGGCGGTCGAGATCCACGGGCACTACCACTGGGACGGGCTGTTCAGCCAGAACCCGCCGGTCAGAGACCTCATGCACGTCGCCCCCGAGCGCAAGCCCGACGAGCTGTGGGTCGTCCAGATAAACCCACAGGAGCGGGAGGGCTTGCCGACCTCGCCGGACGAGATCGCCGACCGGCGCAACGAGCTCTCGGGGAACATCTCGCTCAACAAGGAGCTCCGGTTCATCGAACAGGTCAACGACTGGGTCGAGGCCGGGCGCCTCCCAGAATCGGAGTTCTCGCACACGACCATCCGGCGCATCGAACTGGACCAGCAGTTCGACCAGCCGAGCAAGCTCGACCGGTCGTCCGACTTCCTCACCGATCTGCTCGACCGTGGCGAGGCCAAGGCGGAAGCGTTCCTCGAGGAGCGCTGA
- a CDS encoding GMC family oxidoreductase produces the protein MPPRTATYDYIIVGAGSAGCVLANRLSADDQTTVLLLEAGEPDDQREISIPAAFPELFHEEPDWDYHTEPQDEMNGRELYWPRGKTLGGSSSINAMIYIRGHAEDYDEWARRGNEGWGYDDMLPYFERAEDFRPGNREYHGTNGPLAVSEPQSPRGISETFVDAAAEVGYECNDDFNGAQQQGVGLYHLTQKKGRRHSTADGYLKPVLDRANLTAKTGAHATQVVLEDGRATGVEYQHEGERLVADASEEVLVSAGAVDSPKLLMLSGIGPEDHLREHGIDVERDLPVGQHLQDHLFAFVVHEVDAGWHSTLDDAGSPIDLLLYFGANRGRLTSNVGEGGGFIRAGTADDLDAPDLQFHFGPTYFMRHGFDNPEEGRGMSIGATQLRPQSRGEIRLASADPFDDPAIDPNYLDEQADVDALVEGLRRAREIAQAEPFDDVRGEEVWPGADRTTDEELAEHVRETSHTVYHPVGTCRMGSGDDAVVDDDLRVHGVEGLRVVDASIMPTLTGGNTNAPTVAIAERAADLIRSS, from the coding sequence ATGCCACCACGAACGGCCACCTACGACTACATCATCGTGGGCGCCGGCTCCGCGGGCTGTGTGCTCGCGAACCGACTGAGCGCGGATGACCAGACGACGGTCCTCCTGCTGGAGGCGGGCGAGCCGGACGACCAGCGCGAGATATCGATCCCCGCCGCGTTCCCGGAGCTGTTCCACGAGGAACCGGACTGGGACTACCACACCGAGCCACAGGACGAGATGAACGGCCGGGAGCTGTACTGGCCACGCGGGAAGACGCTCGGCGGGTCCTCGAGTATCAACGCGATGATCTACATCCGCGGGCACGCCGAGGACTACGACGAGTGGGCCCGGCGCGGCAACGAGGGCTGGGGGTACGACGACATGCTGCCGTACTTCGAGCGTGCGGAGGACTTCCGCCCCGGGAACCGGGAGTACCACGGCACGAACGGGCCGCTCGCCGTGAGCGAGCCCCAGTCGCCGCGCGGCATCTCGGAGACGTTCGTCGACGCGGCCGCCGAGGTCGGGTACGAATGCAACGACGACTTCAACGGCGCCCAGCAGCAGGGCGTCGGCCTCTACCACCTCACGCAGAAGAAGGGCCGCCGCCACAGCACGGCCGACGGCTACCTGAAGCCGGTCCTCGACCGGGCGAACCTGACCGCGAAGACGGGCGCACACGCCACACAGGTCGTCCTCGAGGACGGGCGTGCGACCGGCGTCGAGTACCAGCACGAGGGCGAGCGCCTCGTCGCGGATGCGAGCGAGGAGGTGCTGGTCTCGGCGGGCGCGGTGGACTCGCCGAAACTCCTGATGCTGTCGGGTATCGGCCCCGAGGACCACCTCCGGGAGCACGGCATCGACGTGGAGCGTGACCTGCCCGTGGGCCAGCACCTGCAGGACCACCTGTTCGCGTTCGTCGTCCACGAGGTCGACGCCGGCTGGCACTCGACGCTGGACGACGCCGGAAGCCCAATCGACCTGCTGCTCTACTTCGGAGCGAACCGGGGGCGACTCACCTCGAACGTGGGGGAGGGCGGCGGCTTCATCCGCGCTGGAACCGCCGACGACCTCGACGCACCGGACCTGCAGTTCCACTTCGGCCCGACGTACTTCATGCGCCACGGGTTCGACAACCCCGAGGAGGGCCGAGGGATGTCCATCGGGGCGACGCAACTCCGGCCGCAGAGCCGCGGCGAGATTCGACTGGCGTCGGCGGACCCCTTCGACGACCCGGCCATCGACCCCAACTACCTCGACGAGCAGGCCGACGTGGACGCGCTGGTCGAGGGGCTCCGACGGGCCCGCGAGATAGCGCAAGCCGAGCCGTTCGACGACGTTCGCGGCGAGGAGGTGTGGCCCGGTGCGGACCGGACCACCGACGAGGAGCTGGCCGAGCACGTCCGCGAGACCTCACACACCGTCTACCACCCCGTCGGCACCTGCCGGATGGGGAGCGGCGACGACGCTGTCGTCGACGACGACCTCCGGGTTCACGGGGTCGAGGGGCTCCGTGTCGTCGATGCCTCGATAATGCCGACGCTCACGGGCGGGAACACGAACGCGCCCACGGTCGCCATCGCCGAGCGTGCGGCCGACCTCATCCGCAGCTCCTGA
- a CDS encoding MmgE/PrpD family protein, which yields MNGFDRRSVLQGIGGLGSLALLGKHAVEEVDAEETATAVPEEARSVEAGLELFATKWAAGGPIITATRFGRFLTNQTYNVHVVQPETDDDTDGQADPARSYTLTLGTAGATATPGVTPTAHAELTMDEADWEAVLYGDYTGLAPILAGDTYPNKDDANTLVGLVLVMYVLAHVPHPDEDPRFTAETLEGLFQRGGVPECEGEPASFATVNRVQNDPAGEVRERAFGTNDAPDLTREFAEWVAALSYDRLGEEQVQLAKEQLKNMLGCMVAGGATEPGRTFCDSTVGFSEGPATVVGFDSASPHEAAMANSYLCQVLEWEDWTNLAHSGAAIIPAALAAAEAASEAGKPVSGKELITAIVAGNEVLARTSQFMTDLTNTGQALPLHQVQTPLVAGKLLGLDAGQLQDAVGTAATQPQLTSIPAWTAEAKGMVTADPTGAGVRAALFARDGLSGRRDLLENPLGYCYRVSDVRSPRDMWPAVDDLATDGTPVDQWGFRREQYFNKRYPCDGFTMTAIQAMLNVRGQLVEEGVDPTDPSNIESVRVHMNLPMASTATMFNEADDAVLDRVLDEDQPDWTYISLLFGGRYPLAAALLHGELTDRQYERDAIADDRIRDLWFKFDEAPDLGVGVLGAQVSVTTSGGGPFRSAVGVDDTAAGDDATYESFVQCITRDVNGRGRDDIQTYTPDVKFHETARRLPEGKRDTILSHVDTLEGRPVTALTALL from the coding sequence ATGAACGGATTCGACAGGCGGTCGGTACTCCAGGGAATCGGCGGGCTGGGTTCGCTCGCGTTGCTCGGCAAGCACGCCGTCGAGGAGGTCGACGCCGAGGAGACCGCCACGGCGGTTCCCGAGGAGGCACGGAGCGTCGAGGCGGGACTGGAACTGTTCGCAACGAAGTGGGCCGCCGGCGGGCCCATCATCACGGCCACGCGCTTCGGCCGCTTCCTCACGAACCAGACGTACAACGTCCACGTCGTCCAGCCGGAGACCGACGATGACACCGACGGACAGGCCGACCCGGCGCGCTCGTACACGCTCACGCTCGGGACCGCGGGCGCGACGGCGACCCCCGGCGTGACGCCGACGGCCCACGCCGAACTGACGATGGACGAAGCCGACTGGGAGGCCGTGCTGTACGGCGACTACACCGGCCTCGCGCCCATCCTCGCGGGCGACACCTACCCGAACAAGGACGACGCGAACACGCTCGTCGGGCTGGTGCTGGTGATGTACGTCCTCGCGCACGTCCCGCACCCGGACGAGGACCCGCGGTTCACGGCCGAGACGCTGGAGGGACTCTTCCAGCGCGGCGGCGTCCCGGAGTGCGAGGGCGAACCGGCCTCGTTCGCGACCGTCAACCGCGTCCAGAACGACCCTGCTGGCGAGGTGCGCGAGCGCGCGTTCGGCACCAACGACGCGCCCGACCTCACCCGCGAGTTCGCCGAGTGGGTCGCGGCGCTCTCCTACGACCGGCTGGGCGAGGAGCAGGTGCAACTCGCCAAGGAGCAACTGAAGAACATGCTCGGCTGTATGGTCGCGGGGGGCGCGACCGAGCCGGGACGCACCTTCTGTGACTCGACGGTCGGGTTCAGCGAGGGGCCGGCGACCGTCGTCGGCTTCGATTCGGCCTCGCCCCACGAGGCCGCGATGGCCAACAGCTACCTCTGTCAGGTGCTGGAGTGGGAGGACTGGACCAACCTCGCACACTCGGGCGCGGCCATCATCCCGGCCGCCCTCGCGGCCGCCGAAGCCGCCAGCGAGGCGGGCAAGCCCGTCTCCGGGAAGGAGCTCATCACGGCCATCGTCGCCGGCAACGAGGTGCTCGCCCGGACCAGCCAGTTCATGACGGACCTGACGAACACGGGCCAGGCGCTCCCGCTCCATCAGGTCCAGACGCCACTCGTGGCTGGCAAACTCCTCGGCCTCGACGCCGGGCAACTGCAGGACGCCGTCGGCACGGCCGCCACGCAGCCACAGCTCACCTCCATCCCGGCGTGGACCGCCGAGGCGAAGGGGATGGTCACGGCGGATCCGACCGGTGCCGGCGTCCGCGCGGCCCTCTTCGCCCGTGACGGCCTGTCGGGCCGCCGCGACCTGCTGGAGAACCCGCTGGGCTACTGCTACCGTGTCTCCGACGTGCGCAGCCCCCGCGACATGTGGCCCGCCGTCGACGACCTCGCGACCGACGGGACGCCCGTCGACCAGTGGGGCTTCCGCCGGGAGCAGTACTTCAACAAGCGCTACCCCTGCGACGGCTTCACCATGACCGCCATCCAGGCGATGCTCAACGTCCGCGGACAGCTGGTCGAGGAGGGAGTCGACCCCACAGACCCGTCGAACATCGAGTCGGTCCGTGTCCACATGAACCTCCCCATGGCCTCGACGGCAACGATGTTCAACGAGGCCGACGACGCCGTCCTCGACCGTGTCCTCGACGAGGACCAGCCCGACTGGACCTACATCTCGCTCCTGTTCGGGGGGCGCTACCCGCTCGCCGCCGCGCTCCTTCACGGCGAACTCACCGACCGGCAGTACGAGCGCGATGCCATCGCCGACGACCGCATCCGCGACCTGTGGTTCAAGTTCGACGAGGCCCCGGACCTCGGCGTCGGTGTCCTCGGCGCACAGGTCAGCGTCACCACCAGCGGCGGCGGTCCCTTCCGCTCGGCGGTCGGCGTCGACGACACCGCCGCGGGGGACGACGCGACCTACGAGTCGTTCGTCCAGTGTATCACCCGGGATGTCAACGGCCGCGGCCGCGACGACATCCAGACCTACACGCCGGACGTGAAGTTCCACGAGACCGCCCGGCGACTCCCGGAGGGCAAGCGAGACACCATCCTGAGCCACGTCGATACCCTCGAAGGGCGCCCGGTCACCGCGCTGACGGCGCTGCTCTGA
- a CDS encoding carbamate kinase produces the protein MSRAVIAIGGNAIAESGADEWDEQVATVRETVGELAPLVRDRYDEVVFTHGNGPQVGNRLLEQEASDETPSLPLDVLVAETQAQLGYALQRALDGHLDRSVASLVTLVAVDREAFEAAEPTKPVGPWYTAAEAESKPFETRAVGDGERPYRRVVRSPRPERIVEAPEIEAILDAGHSLVCGGGGGVPVVEQPSGGFEGVPAVVDKDYTTRQVAEVVDATDLVFLTDVPHICVGYGTDEERALTDVSAAALRDHLEAGEFPEGSMGPKVWACLAFLDGGGERAIVVHPDDVAAAVEGEAGTRIHG, from the coding sequence GTGTCGCGAGCCGTCATCGCCATCGGTGGGAACGCCATCGCCGAGTCCGGCGCGGACGAGTGGGACGAACAGGTCGCCACCGTCCGCGAGACGGTCGGCGAACTCGCACCGCTCGTCCGTGACCGCTACGACGAGGTCGTATTCACCCACGGGAACGGCCCGCAGGTGGGGAACCGCCTGCTCGAACAGGAGGCCTCCGACGAGACGCCGTCGCTGCCGCTCGACGTACTGGTCGCCGAGACACAGGCACAGCTCGGCTACGCCCTCCAGCGAGCGCTCGACGGGCACCTCGACCGGAGCGTCGCGTCGCTGGTGACGCTGGTCGCCGTCGACCGCGAGGCGTTCGAGGCCGCCGAGCCGACCAAGCCGGTCGGGCCGTGGTACACCGCCGCCGAGGCCGAGTCGAAGCCATTCGAGACCCGCGCGGTCGGCGACGGCGAGCGGCCCTACCGGCGCGTGGTCCGCTCGCCGCGCCCAGAGCGCATCGTCGAGGCCCCCGAGATCGAGGCTATCCTCGACGCCGGCCACTCGCTCGTCTGCGGGGGCGGGGGTGGCGTTCCCGTCGTCGAACAGCCATCGGGCGGGTTCGAGGGCGTTCCCGCCGTCGTGGACAAGGATTACACCACCCGGCAGGTCGCCGAGGTGGTCGACGCGACGGACCTCGTCTTCCTCACCGACGTTCCACACATCTGTGTGGGTTACGGCACCGACGAGGAGCGAGCCCTGACGGACGTGTCGGCGGCCGCCCTCCGGGACCACCTCGAAGCCGGCGAGTTCCCGGAGGGCTCGATGGGGCCGAAGGTCTGGGCCTGCCTGGCGTTCCTCGACGGGGGCGGGGAACGGGCCATCGTCGTACATCCGGACGACGTGGCCGCGGCCGTCGAGGGTGAGGCCGGCACCCGAATCCACGGCTGA
- a CDS encoding GTPase, with the protein MRVLVMGAAGRDFHDFNVAFRGREDIEMVAFTSAPGQNLGEVEGGHDRYPPALAGEGYPDGIPIEPEADLERLVRERNVDRVYFSYSDVSHEHVMHAASRAMSAGASFGILGPEDICLDADVPVVAVDAVRTGCGKSQVAGAFADALSGRGLDVSIVREPMPYGDLAESRVQRFGSHEDLDAADVTIEEREEYEQHIDAGHVVFAGVDYADVISAAAEEADVLVWDGGNNELPFVRPDLHVVLVDPLRPGDETRYHPGETNLRRADAVVSNKENSADPDDIEQVAVNVRDLAPGADLFHADSVVTVDDPSLVEGASVLVVEDGPTLTHGDASHGAGAVAADRYGAAERLDPRSGAVGSIADVLERYPHLDRVLPAMGYSDQQVADLEATIRNVDPQVVVSGTPHDLSRRVDVDAPIVDVTYEVDLHDTTFDGLLDRYAGLLGS; encoded by the coding sequence ATGCGCGTACTCGTCATGGGCGCGGCCGGCCGGGACTTCCACGACTTCAACGTCGCCTTCCGGGGTCGCGAGGACATCGAGATGGTCGCGTTCACCAGCGCCCCCGGCCAGAACCTCGGGGAGGTCGAGGGCGGGCACGACCGCTACCCGCCGGCGCTCGCGGGGGAGGGATATCCCGACGGCATCCCCATCGAGCCGGAGGCGGACCTCGAGCGGCTCGTCCGCGAACGGAACGTCGACCGGGTCTACTTCTCGTATTCAGATGTCTCCCACGAACACGTGATGCACGCCGCCTCGCGGGCGATGTCGGCTGGCGCGTCGTTCGGCATCCTCGGGCCCGAGGACATCTGTCTGGACGCCGACGTGCCCGTCGTGGCGGTCGACGCCGTGCGCACCGGGTGTGGCAAGTCGCAGGTCGCCGGCGCGTTCGCGGACGCGCTCTCGGGGCGTGGGCTCGACGTGAGTATCGTCCGCGAACCGATGCCGTACGGCGACCTGGCCGAGAGCCGCGTCCAGCGGTTCGGCTCGCACGAGGACCTGGATGCCGCGGACGTGACCATCGAGGAGCGCGAGGAGTACGAACAACACATCGACGCCGGCCACGTCGTCTTCGCGGGTGTCGACTACGCCGATGTCATCTCGGCCGCAGCCGAGGAGGCGGACGTGCTCGTCTGGGACGGCGGGAACAACGAACTCCCCTTCGTCCGCCCGGACCTGCACGTCGTGCTCGTGGACCCGCTCCGCCCGGGTGACGAGACCCGCTACCATCCCGGCGAGACGAACCTCCGGCGCGCCGACGCCGTCGTCTCGAACAAGGAGAACAGCGCCGACCCCGACGACATCGAGCAGGTCGCGGTGAACGTCCGAGACCTCGCCCCCGGCGCCGACCTGTTCCACGCCGACTCCGTCGTGACCGTCGATGACCCCTCGCTCGTCGAGGGGGCGTCGGTGCTCGTCGTCGAGGACGGTCCGACACTCACCCACGGCGACGCGAGCCACGGCGCGGGGGCCGTCGCCGCCGACCGGTACGGCGCGGCCGAACGCCTCGACCCCCGCAGCGGCGCCGTCGGCTCCATCGCGGACGTGCTCGAGCGCTATCCACACCTCGACCGTGTGCTCCCGGCGATGGGCTACAGCGACCAGCAGGTCGCCGACCTGGAGGCGACCATCCGCAACGTCGACCCCCAGGTCGTGGTCTCGGGGACGCCCCACGACCTCTCGCGGCGGGTGGACGTGGATGCCCCCATCGTGGACGTGACCTACGAGGTCGACCTCCACGACACGACGTTCGACGGCCTGCTCGACCGGTACGCGGGCCTGCTCGGCAGCTGA
- a CDS encoding lipase maturation factor family protein codes for MVLSELGLPAGGSYWFARFLVRRGLALLYLLAFLVAAFQFRPLAGEDGLRPLREYVERAEFRERPSLFYYVPSDRAIAVAAWAGVGLAALALVGAPAVVPAPFALPASMLLWFLLWALYQSFVNAGGVFYGYGWESMLLEVGFLAVFLGDPGTAAPGVVVWLLRWVLFRNMFGAGLIKLRGDDCWRELTCMDYHYETQPIPNPLSWYAHHLPDRFHRVETLGNHVVELAVPFLYFAPQPFAAVAGVATIAFQGWLLLTGNFSWLNALTIVLALSVRPALNTVSETQVMNTSYDPLHLVNTYGAFGSITRDRYELVVQGTADEDPGPDTEWRTYDFKGKPTDPAERPGQVAPYHLRLDWQLWFAAMAPTPRRSPWFPRFLRKLLEGDEATRSLLAHDPFPDGPPEHVRAVRYRYAFTSPAERAETGRWWSRERVGTYVRPISEGDLGSHRFGAGLR; via the coding sequence ATGGTGCTCTCCGAGCTGGGGCTCCCGGCCGGCGGGAGCTACTGGTTCGCCCGCTTCCTCGTCCGGCGGGGACTGGCGCTGCTCTACCTGCTGGCCTTCCTCGTCGCGGCGTTCCAGTTCCGGCCCCTGGCCGGTGAGGACGGGCTCCGGCCGCTTCGTGAGTACGTCGAGCGTGCCGAGTTCCGCGAGCGGCCGAGCCTGTTCTACTACGTCCCGAGCGACCGCGCCATCGCCGTCGCGGCGTGGGCCGGGGTCGGGCTCGCGGCGCTCGCGCTCGTCGGTGCCCCGGCCGTCGTCCCGGCGCCGTTCGCGCTCCCGGCCTCGATGCTCCTCTGGTTCCTGCTGTGGGCGCTCTACCAGTCGTTCGTCAACGCGGGTGGCGTCTTCTACGGCTACGGCTGGGAGTCGATGCTGCTGGAGGTCGGGTTCCTCGCGGTCTTCCTCGGTGACCCCGGGACCGCGGCGCCCGGGGTCGTCGTGTGGCTCCTGCGCTGGGTCCTCTTTCGCAACATGTTCGGCGCGGGACTCATCAAACTCCGCGGTGACGACTGCTGGCGCGAGTTGACCTGTATGGACTACCACTACGAGACCCAGCCAATCCCCAACCCGCTCTCGTGGTACGCCCACCACCTGCCCGACCGGTTCCACCGCGTCGAGACGCTGGGCAACCACGTGGTCGAACTCGCGGTGCCGTTCCTCTACTTCGCACCGCAGCCGTTCGCGGCCGTCGCGGGCGTCGCGACCATCGCCTTCCAGGGCTGGCTACTGCTCACGGGCAACTTCTCGTGGCTCAATGCGCTCACCATCGTCCTCGCGCTCAGCGTGCGCCCGGCGCTGAACACGGTCTCGGAGACGCAGGTGATGAACACCTCCTACGACCCGCTCCACCTCGTCAACACGTACGGCGCGTTCGGCTCCATCACGCGGGACCGGTACGAGCTCGTCGTGCAGGGCACCGCCGACGAGGACCCCGGCCCGGACACGGAGTGGCGCACGTACGACTTCAAGGGCAAGCCCACCGACCCCGCGGAACGCCCCGGACAGGTCGCGCCGTACCACCTCCGGCTGGACTGGCAGCTCTGGTTCGCCGCGATGGCGCCCACGCCCCGTCGGAGCCCCTGGTTCCCGCGGTTCCTCCGGAAGCTACTGGAGGGCGACGAGGCGACGCGCTCGCTGCTGGCCCACGACCCGTTCCCGGACGGACCACCCGAACACGTCCGCGCCGTCCGCTACCGCTACGCGTTCACCTCGCCCGCCGAGCGGGCTGAGACCGGCCGGTGGTGGAGCCGCGAACGGGTCGGAACCTACGTTCGGCCCATCTCGGAGGGAGACCTCGGGAGCCATCGCTTCGGGGCGGGTCTGCGATGA